A region from the Dioscorea cayenensis subsp. rotundata cultivar TDr96_F1 unplaced genomic scaffold, TDr96_F1_v2_PseudoChromosome.rev07_lg8_w22 25.fasta BLBR01000115.1, whole genome shotgun sequence genome encodes:
- the LOC120253561 gene encoding uncharacterized protein LOC120253561 has protein sequence MSLRKLRNQMYNKNLPGYGALTDEFIADVIEFINYASSQPEQMDGSLIRCPCKKCDNLKFFSPNEVMLYLCHKGFTANSFNWTCHGEAMWHEEEQFVVNQLPRQTNWWDQGFRNFEDTGCSFAPHFDFDDDDGNYGHENPSIVHDEAGSSLQQPHEEGKPSVDEVVHSPQCDDTTALCDSFIGSLRGVDKPLYDGCKTYMQLSLVAKMLIMKLEYNQFLNHFNENARVFKNSLSRENTFPENFYGYKRLICDLDLPVVKIDTCRDGCMLFWKGDEHEEFCKFCKLRRYKQRERTLNNPLHKRVAYAILRYLPLTPRLQIFYASKVTVPYMTWATHETNQGVMCHPSYAKAWNHFDGTHPSFASESRNIKLGLCADGFSPYNKYR, from the coding sequence ATGTCTTTAAGAAAATTAAGGAACCAGATGTATAACAAGAATTTGCCCGGTTATGGTGCATTAACTGATGAATTTATTGCCGATGTGATTGAATTCATTAATTATGCAAGTTCACAACCTGAGCAAATGGATGGATCATTAATAAGGTGCCCATGTAAGAAGtgtgataatttgaaattttttagccCGAATGAAGTGATGCTTTACCTTTGTCACAAAGGATTCACAGCCAATTCCTTCAACTGGACATGTCATGGAGAGGCAATGtggcatgaagaagaacaatttgTGGTTAATCAATTGCCACGACAAACTAATTGGTGGGATCAaggatttagaaattttgaagATACAGGTTGTAGCTTTGCTCCacattttgattttgatgatgatgatggtaatTATGGTCATGAAAATCCATCTATAGTGCATGATGAAGCCGGCTCAAGTCTCCAACAACCACATGAAGAGGGAAAACCATCTGTTGATGAGGTAGTTCATAGTCCTCAATGTGATGATACAACAGCTTTATGTGACAGCTTCATTGGTTCGCTTAGAGGTGTCGATAAACCTCTATATGATGGATGCAAAACTTATATGCAGTTATCTCTGGTTGCTAAAATGCTAATTATGAAGCTTGAATACAACCAATTTTTGAATCACTTTAATGAGAATGCGAGAGTGTTTAAGAACTCACTGTCTCGTGAAAACACATTTCCTGAGaatttttatggttataaaaGGTTAATATGTGACTTAGATCTTCCTGTGGTGAAAATTGATACTTGTAGAGACGGATGCATGTTGTTTTGGAAAGGTGATGAGCATGAGGAATTCTGTAAGTTTTGTAAGTTGCGAAGGTATAAACAAAGGGAAAGGACACTTAATAACCCTTTGCATAAAAGGGTTGCGTATGCTATATTGAGGTACTTGCCATTAACTCCAAGGTTGCAGATATTTTACGCTTCAAAGGTGACTGTGCCATATATGACATGGGCTACTCATGAAACAAATCAAGGGGTCATGTGTCATCCTTCTTATGCAAAAGCGTGGAACCATTTTGATGGAACTCATCCCAGTTTTGCTTCAGAATCTCGCAACATTAAATTAGGCCTTTGTGCTGATGGGTTTTCCCCTTACAATAAATATAGGTAA